A region of Arabidopsis thaliana chromosome 5, partial sequence DNA encodes the following proteins:
- the SYN2 gene encoding Rad21/Rec8-like family protein (SYN2; CONTAINS InterPro DOMAIN/s: Rad21/Rec8 like protein, C-terminal (InterPro:IPR006909), Rad21/Rec8 like protein, N-terminal (InterPro:IPR006910); BEST Arabidopsis thaliana protein match is: sister chromatid cohesion 1 protein 4 (TAIR:AT5G16270.1); Has 1217 Blast hits to 955 proteins in 245 species: Archae - 0; Bacteria - 80; Metazoa - 480; Fungi - 224; Plants - 240; Viruses - 3; Other Eukaryotes - 190 (source: NCBI BLink).), with protein sequence MFYSHCLVSRKGPLGAIWVAAYFFKKLKKSQVKATHIPSSVDQILQKELDALTYRVLAYLLLGVVRIYSKKVDFLFDDCNKALIGVKEFVAKERNREKTGVSLPASIECFSIALPERFELDAFDLGVLEDFHGGNVKPHEDITLKDGSQETERMDMYSMERFDMEEDLLFTFHETFSTNHNENKHESFAHDMELDAENVRDTTEEASVRVVEAEPLDSNEPSRDHQNASRHREDPESDDILLEPQMSEDIRIAQEEDTVRETICTIVQRLVDSHESSGDNLHRDGHTENLESEKTSKKTSCEEMQHDRSLPSECGIPEAIHGIEDQPSGATRINGEKEIPEMSTLEKPEPVSVTGSRDLQEGVEKCRDHNEAEMADFELFHGSHKEQSETSEVNLHGSEKGFLSDMTVSKDPSSEFNATDTPVTVTPKTPSRLKISEGGTSPQFSIIPTPAAKESSRVSRKRKCLIDDEVIIPNKVMKEMIEDSSKLLAKRRNVPHTDCPERRTKRFANPFRSFLEPLIQYGSSDLQSLFCQPIKLKNWATTGTPKDTKIARHKEKSSLDTVRSPGVILSSDQTENTQEIMETPQAAALAGLKVTAGNSNVVSVEMGASSTTSGTAHQTENAAETPVKPSVIAPETPVRTSEQTVIAPETPVVSEQVEIAPETPVRESMSKRFFKDPGTCYKKSRPASPFTSFEEHPSVYYVENRDLDTILMNDEVNADERQDLQQETWSSRTRNVAKFLEKTFLEQREREEEEKVSLLQLCRGRTQKESARLFYETLVLKTKGYVEVKQNHPYSDVFLMRVSRPQKAC encoded by the exons atgttttactcGCATTGTCTAGTATCGAGAAAAGGACCTTTAGGAGCTATTTGGGTCGCTGCCTATTTCTTCAAAAAGCTTAAGAAATCTCAAGTCAAAGCTACTCATATTCCTTCTTCCGTTG ATCAAATCTTGCAAAAAGAGTTAGATGCGTTGACATACAGAGTTTTGGcgtatcttcttcttggtgTTGTAAGGATATATTCCAAGAAGGTTGACTTTTTGTTCGATGATTGCAATAAAGCGTTGATCGGTGTAAAGGAGTTTGTGGCTAAGGAAAGGAACAGAGAAAAGACAGGTGTATCATTGCCTGCATCTATCGAGTGTTTTTCCATTGCTTTACCTGAGAGATTTGAACTAGATGCTTTTGATCTTGGGGTTCTGGAGGATTTTCATGG gGGAAATGTTAAGCCGCATGAAGATATTACACTTAAAG ATGGAAGTCAGGAAACAGAGCGCATGGACATGTATTCGATGGAAAGG TTTGACATGGAAGAGGACCTTCTGTTTACGTTTCATGAGACTTTCTCTACCAatcataatgaaaataaaca TGAGAGTTTTGCTCATGATATGGAATTGGATGCAGAAAATGTCAGAGATACCACTGAAGAAGCATCCGTCAGAGTCGTTGAAGCGGAACCACTGGATTCTAATGAACCATCCAGAGATCATCAAAATGCATCTAGGCATAGAGAGGATCCAGAATCAGATGACATTCTTCTGGAACCGCAAATGTCCGAAGATATCCGAATagctcaagaagaagatacagttAGAGAAACCATATGTACCATTGTGCAGAGACTAGTGGATTCTCATGAATCCTCAGGAGATAATCTACACAGAGATGGTCACACAGAGAATTTAGAATCGGAGAAAACCTCGAAGAAAACAAGTTGCGAAGAGATGCAGCATGACAGGTCCCTCCCATCTGAATGCGGAATACCTGAAGCAATTCATGGGATTGAGGATCAACCTTCTGGTGCCACAAGAATTAATGGGGAGAAGGAGATCCCTGAGATGAGTACTCTAGAAAAACCAGAACCAGTATCTGTGACTGGTTCCAGAGACTTGCAAGAAGGCGTAGAAAAATGTCGAGACCATAATGAAGCGGAAATGGCAGACTTTGAATTGTTTCATGGGTCTCATAAAGAGCAATCTGAAACTTCTGAAGTGAATCTCCATGGTTCCGAGAAAGGTTTTCTCTCTGACATGACTGTTTCTAAAGACCCTAGTAGCGAATTTAATGCAACAGATACTCCAGTTACTGTCACTCCCAAAACACCTTCCCGGTTGAAAATTTCTGAAG GGGGAACAAGTCCACAGTTCTCGATCATCCCTACGCCGGCTGCGAAGGAGTCTTCTCGAGTTTCACGGAAAAGAAAATGTCTGATAGATGATGAAGTGATAATTCCGAACAA AGTTATGAAGGAAATGATAGAGGACTCAAGTAAATTGCTTGCAAAACGGAGAAACGTACCTCATACTGACTGTCCTGAGAGGAGAACCAAACGTTTTGCCAATCCTTTTCGAAGTTTTTTGGAACCTTTGATTCAGT ATGGTTCTTCGGACCTCCAGTCGCTTTTTTGTCAACCCATCAAGCTTAAAAACTGGGCAACCACAGGAACCCCTAAAGATACTAAAATCGCTAGACATAAGGAAAAGTCTTCTCTTGACACTGTCAGATCTCCTGGGGTTATTTTATCTTCAGATCAGACTGAGAATACTCAAGAAATTATGGAGACTCCTCAGGCTGCTGCTCTCGCTGGGCTGAAAGTGACAGCCGGAAATAGTAACGTGGTTTCGGTTGAGATGGGAGCAAGTTCTACAACTTCTGGAACTGCTCATCAAACAGAAAATGCCGCAGAGACACCTGTGAAGCCTTCAGTTATTGCTCCAGAAACACCCGTGAGGACATCAGAGCAAACAGTGATTGCTCCAGAAACACCAGTAGTCTCTGAGCAAGTAGAGATTGCACCTGAAACGCCGGTGAGGGAATCAATGTCGAAAAGATTTTTCAAGGACCCTGGGACCTGTTATAAAAAATCCAGACCTGCAAGTCCCTTCACTTCCTTTGAGGAGCACCCGTCTGTGTATTATGTGGAAAATAGAGATCTTGATACGATTTTAATGAACGATGAG GTGAATGCAGATGAAAGACAGGACTTACAACAAG AGACATGGTCCTCAAGAACAAG GAATGTGGCGAAATTCTTGGAAAAGACGTTTTTGGAACagagggaaagagaagaagaagagaaggtgaGTTTGTTGCAACTGTGTAGAGGAAGAACTCAGAAGGAAAGCGCAAGACTCTTCTACGAGACTTTG gTGTTGAAGACCAAAGGATACGTGGAAGTGAAGCAAAATCATCCATATAGTGATGTTTTTCTCATGCGTGTTTCCAGACCACAAAAAGCTTGTTGA
- the SYN2 gene encoding Rad21/Rec8-like family protein (SYN2; CONTAINS InterPro DOMAIN/s: Rad21/Rec8 like protein, C-terminal (InterPro:IPR006909), Rad21/Rec8 like protein, N-terminal (InterPro:IPR006910); BEST Arabidopsis thaliana protein match is: sister chromatid cohesion 1 protein 4 (TAIR:AT5G16270.1); Has 1194 Blast hits to 931 proteins in 243 species: Archae - 0; Bacteria - 76; Metazoa - 473; Fungi - 219; Plants - 243; Viruses - 3; Other Eukaryotes - 180 (source: NCBI BLink).), with translation MFYSHCLVSRKGPLGAIWVAAYFFKKLKKSQVKATHIPSSVDQILQKELDALTYRVLAYLLLGVVRIYSKKVDFLFDDCNKALIGVKEFVAKERNREKTGVSLPASIECFSIALPERFELDAFDLGVLEDFHGGNVKPHEDITLKDGSQETERMDMYSMERFDMEEDLLFTFHETFSTNHNENKHESFAHDMELDAENVRDTTEEASVRVVEAEPLDSNEPSRDHQNASRHREDPESDDILLEPQMSEDIRIAQEEDTVRETICTIVQRLVDSHESSGDNLHRDGHTENLESEKTSKKTSCEEMQHDRSLPSECGIPEAIHGIEDQPSGATRINGEKEIPEMSTLEKPEPVSVTGSRDLQEGVEKCRDHNEAEMADFELFHGSHKEQSETSEVNLHGSEKGFLSDMTVSKDPSSEFNATDTPVTVTPKTPSRLKISEGGTSPQFSIIPTPAAKESSRVSRKRKCLIDDEVIIPNKVMKEMIEDSSKLLAKRRNVPHTDCPERRTKRFANPFRSFLEPLIQYGSSDLQSLFCQPIKLKNWATTGTPKDTKIARHKEKSSLDTVRSPGVILSSDQTENTQEIMETPQAAALAGLKVTAGNSNVVSVEMGASSTTSGTAHQTENAAETPVKPSVIAPETPVRTSEQTVIAPETPVVSEQVEIAPETPVRESMSKRFFKDPGTCYKKSRPASPFTSFEEHPSVYYVENRDLDTILMNDEQVNADERQDLQQETWSSRTRNVAKFLEKTFLEQREREEEEKVSLLQLCRGRTQKESARLFYETLVLKTKGYVEVKQNHPYSDVFLMRVSRPQKAC, from the exons atgttttactcGCATTGTCTAGTATCGAGAAAAGGACCTTTAGGAGCTATTTGGGTCGCTGCCTATTTCTTCAAAAAGCTTAAGAAATCTCAAGTCAAAGCTACTCATATTCCTTCTTCCGTTG ATCAAATCTTGCAAAAAGAGTTAGATGCGTTGACATACAGAGTTTTGGcgtatcttcttcttggtgTTGTAAGGATATATTCCAAGAAGGTTGACTTTTTGTTCGATGATTGCAATAAAGCGTTGATCGGTGTAAAGGAGTTTGTGGCTAAGGAAAGGAACAGAGAAAAGACAGGTGTATCATTGCCTGCATCTATCGAGTGTTTTTCCATTGCTTTACCTGAGAGATTTGAACTAGATGCTTTTGATCTTGGGGTTCTGGAGGATTTTCATGG gGGAAATGTTAAGCCGCATGAAGATATTACACTTAAAG ATGGAAGTCAGGAAACAGAGCGCATGGACATGTATTCGATGGAAAGG TTTGACATGGAAGAGGACCTTCTGTTTACGTTTCATGAGACTTTCTCTACCAatcataatgaaaataaaca TGAGAGTTTTGCTCATGATATGGAATTGGATGCAGAAAATGTCAGAGATACCACTGAAGAAGCATCCGTCAGAGTCGTTGAAGCGGAACCACTGGATTCTAATGAACCATCCAGAGATCATCAAAATGCATCTAGGCATAGAGAGGATCCAGAATCAGATGACATTCTTCTGGAACCGCAAATGTCCGAAGATATCCGAATagctcaagaagaagatacagttAGAGAAACCATATGTACCATTGTGCAGAGACTAGTGGATTCTCATGAATCCTCAGGAGATAATCTACACAGAGATGGTCACACAGAGAATTTAGAATCGGAGAAAACCTCGAAGAAAACAAGTTGCGAAGAGATGCAGCATGACAGGTCCCTCCCATCTGAATGCGGAATACCTGAAGCAATTCATGGGATTGAGGATCAACCTTCTGGTGCCACAAGAATTAATGGGGAGAAGGAGATCCCTGAGATGAGTACTCTAGAAAAACCAGAACCAGTATCTGTGACTGGTTCCAGAGACTTGCAAGAAGGCGTAGAAAAATGTCGAGACCATAATGAAGCGGAAATGGCAGACTTTGAATTGTTTCATGGGTCTCATAAAGAGCAATCTGAAACTTCTGAAGTGAATCTCCATGGTTCCGAGAAAGGTTTTCTCTCTGACATGACTGTTTCTAAAGACCCTAGTAGCGAATTTAATGCAACAGATACTCCAGTTACTGTCACTCCCAAAACACCTTCCCGGTTGAAAATTTCTGAAG GGGGAACAAGTCCACAGTTCTCGATCATCCCTACGCCGGCTGCGAAGGAGTCTTCTCGAGTTTCACGGAAAAGAAAATGTCTGATAGATGATGAAGTGATAATTCCGAACAA AGTTATGAAGGAAATGATAGAGGACTCAAGTAAATTGCTTGCAAAACGGAGAAACGTACCTCATACTGACTGTCCTGAGAGGAGAACCAAACGTTTTGCCAATCCTTTTCGAAGTTTTTTGGAACCTTTGATTCAGT ATGGTTCTTCGGACCTCCAGTCGCTTTTTTGTCAACCCATCAAGCTTAAAAACTGGGCAACCACAGGAACCCCTAAAGATACTAAAATCGCTAGACATAAGGAAAAGTCTTCTCTTGACACTGTCAGATCTCCTGGGGTTATTTTATCTTCAGATCAGACTGAGAATACTCAAGAAATTATGGAGACTCCTCAGGCTGCTGCTCTCGCTGGGCTGAAAGTGACAGCCGGAAATAGTAACGTGGTTTCGGTTGAGATGGGAGCAAGTTCTACAACTTCTGGAACTGCTCATCAAACAGAAAATGCCGCAGAGACACCTGTGAAGCCTTCAGTTATTGCTCCAGAAACACCCGTGAGGACATCAGAGCAAACAGTGATTGCTCCAGAAACACCAGTAGTCTCTGAGCAAGTAGAGATTGCACCTGAAACGCCGGTGAGGGAATCAATGTCGAAAAGATTTTTCAAGGACCCTGGGACCTGTTATAAAAAATCCAGACCTGCAAGTCCCTTCACTTCCTTTGAGGAGCACCCGTCTGTGTATTATGTGGAAAATAGAGATCTTGATACGATTTTAATGAACGATGAG CAGGTGAATGCAGATGAAAGACAGGACTTACAACAAG AGACATGGTCCTCAAGAACAAG GAATGTGGCGAAATTCTTGGAAAAGACGTTTTTGGAACagagggaaagagaagaagaagagaaggtgaGTTTGTTGCAACTGTGTAGAGGAAGAACTCAGAAGGAAAGCGCAAGACTCTTCTACGAGACTTTG gTGTTGAAGACCAAAGGATACGTGGAAGTGAAGCAAAATCATCCATATAGTGATGTTTTTCTCATGCGTGTTTCCAGACCACAAAAAGCTTGTTGA
- the SYN2 gene encoding Rad21/Rec8-like family protein, with translation MLLILGFWRIFMGEMLSRMKILHLKMEVRKQSAWTCIRWKGLTWKRTFCLRFMRLSLPIIMKINKNVRDTTEEASVRVVEAEPLDSNEPSRDHQNASRHREDPESDDILLEPQMSEDIRIAQEEDTVRETICTIVQRLVDSHESSGDNLHRDGHTENLESEKTSKKTSCEEMQHDRSLPSECGIPEAIHGIEDQPSGATRINGEKEIPEMSTLEKPEPVSVTGSRDLQEGVEKCRDHNEAEMADFELFHGSHKEQSETSEVNLHGSEKGFLSDMTVSKDPSSEFNATDTPVTVTPKTPSRLKISEGGTSPQFSIIPTPAAKESSRVSRKRKCLIDDEVIIPNKVMKEMIEDSSKLLAKRRNVPHTDCPERRTKRFANPFRSFLEPLIQYGSSDLQSLFCQPIKLKNWATTGTPKDTKIARHKEKSSLDTVRSPGVILSSDQTENTQEIMETPQAAALAGLKVTAGNSNVVSVEMGASSTTSGTAHQTENAAETPVKPSVIAPETPVRTSEQTVIAPETPVVSEQVEIAPETPVRESMSKRFFKDPGTCYKKSRPASPFTSFEEHPSVYYVENRDLDTILMNDEVNADERQDLQQETWSSRTRNVAKFLEKTFLEQREREEEEKVSLLQLCRGRTQKESARLFYETLVLKTKGYVEVKQNHPYSDVFLMRVSRPQKAC, from the exons ATGCTTTTGATCTTGGGGTTCTGGAGGATTTTCATGG gGGAAATGTTAAGCCGCATGAAGATATTACACTTAAAG ATGGAAGTCAGGAAACAGAGCGCATGGACATGTATTCGATGGAAAGG TTTGACATGGAAGAGGACCTTCTGTTTACGTTTCATGAGACTTTCTCTACCAatcataatgaaaataaaca AAAATGTCAGAGATACCACTGAAGAAGCATCCGTCAGAGTCGTTGAAGCGGAACCACTGGATTCTAATGAACCATCCAGAGATCATCAAAATGCATCTAGGCATAGAGAGGATCCAGAATCAGATGACATTCTTCTGGAACCGCAAATGTCCGAAGATATCCGAATagctcaagaagaagatacagttAGAGAAACCATATGTACCATTGTGCAGAGACTAGTGGATTCTCATGAATCCTCAGGAGATAATCTACACAGAGATGGTCACACAGAGAATTTAGAATCGGAGAAAACCTCGAAGAAAACAAGTTGCGAAGAGATGCAGCATGACAGGTCCCTCCCATCTGAATGCGGAATACCTGAAGCAATTCATGGGATTGAGGATCAACCTTCTGGTGCCACAAGAATTAATGGGGAGAAGGAGATCCCTGAGATGAGTACTCTAGAAAAACCAGAACCAGTATCTGTGACTGGTTCCAGAGACTTGCAAGAAGGCGTAGAAAAATGTCGAGACCATAATGAAGCGGAAATGGCAGACTTTGAATTGTTTCATGGGTCTCATAAAGAGCAATCTGAAACTTCTGAAGTGAATCTCCATGGTTCCGAGAAAGGTTTTCTCTCTGACATGACTGTTTCTAAAGACCCTAGTAGCGAATTTAATGCAACAGATACTCCAGTTACTGTCACTCCCAAAACACCTTCCCGGTTGAAAATTTCTGAAG GGGGAACAAGTCCACAGTTCTCGATCATCCCTACGCCGGCTGCGAAGGAGTCTTCTCGAGTTTCACGGAAAAGAAAATGTCTGATAGATGATGAAGTGATAATTCCGAACAA AGTTATGAAGGAAATGATAGAGGACTCAAGTAAATTGCTTGCAAAACGGAGAAACGTACCTCATACTGACTGTCCTGAGAGGAGAACCAAACGTTTTGCCAATCCTTTTCGAAGTTTTTTGGAACCTTTGATTCAGT ATGGTTCTTCGGACCTCCAGTCGCTTTTTTGTCAACCCATCAAGCTTAAAAACTGGGCAACCACAGGAACCCCTAAAGATACTAAAATCGCTAGACATAAGGAAAAGTCTTCTCTTGACACTGTCAGATCTCCTGGGGTTATTTTATCTTCAGATCAGACTGAGAATACTCAAGAAATTATGGAGACTCCTCAGGCTGCTGCTCTCGCTGGGCTGAAAGTGACAGCCGGAAATAGTAACGTGGTTTCGGTTGAGATGGGAGCAAGTTCTACAACTTCTGGAACTGCTCATCAAACAGAAAATGCCGCAGAGACACCTGTGAAGCCTTCAGTTATTGCTCCAGAAACACCCGTGAGGACATCAGAGCAAACAGTGATTGCTCCAGAAACACCAGTAGTCTCTGAGCAAGTAGAGATTGCACCTGAAACGCCGGTGAGGGAATCAATGTCGAAAAGATTTTTCAAGGACCCTGGGACCTGTTATAAAAAATCCAGACCTGCAAGTCCCTTCACTTCCTTTGAGGAGCACCCGTCTGTGTATTATGTGGAAAATAGAGATCTTGATACGATTTTAATGAACGATGAG GTGAATGCAGATGAAAGACAGGACTTACAACAAG AGACATGGTCCTCAAGAACAAG GAATGTGGCGAAATTCTTGGAAAAGACGTTTTTGGAACagagggaaagagaagaagaagagaaggtgaGTTTGTTGCAACTGTGTAGAGGAAGAACTCAGAAGGAAAGCGCAAGACTCTTCTACGAGACTTTG gTGTTGAAGACCAAAGGATACGTGGAAGTGAAGCAAAATCATCCATATAGTGATGTTTTTCTCATGCGTGTTTCCAGACCACAAAAAGCTTGTTGA
- the SYN2 gene encoding Rad21/Rec8-like family protein (SYN2; CONTAINS InterPro DOMAIN/s: Rad21/Rec8 like protein, C-terminal (InterPro:IPR006909); BEST Arabidopsis thaliana protein match is: sister chromatid cohesion 1 protein 4 (TAIR:AT5G16270.1); Has 30201 Blast hits to 17322 proteins in 780 species: Archae - 12; Bacteria - 1396; Metazoa - 17338; Fungi - 3422; Plants - 5037; Viruses - 0; Other Eukaryotes - 2996 (source: NCBI BLink).), producing MLLILGFWRIFMGEMLSRMKILHLKMEVRKQSAWTCIRWKGLTWKRTFCLRFMRLSLPIIMKINKNVRDTTEEASVRVVEAEPLDSNEPSRDHQNASRHREDPESDDILLEPQMSEDIRIAQEEDTVRETICTIVQRLVDSHESSGDNLHRDGHTENLESEKTSKKTSCEEMQHDRSLPSECGIPEAIHGIEDQPSGATRINGEKEIPEMSTLEKPEPVSVTGSRDLQEGVEKCRDHNEAEMADFELFHGSHKEQSETSEVNLHGSEKGFLSDMTVSKDPSSEFNATDTPVTVTPKTPSRLKISEGGTSPQFSIIPTPAAKESSRVSRKRKCLIDDEVIIPNKVMKEMIEDSSKLLAKRRNVPHTDCPERRTKRFANPFRSFLEPLIQYGSSDLQSLFCQPIKLKNWATTGTPKDTKIARHKEKSSLDTVRSPGVILSSDQTENTQEIMETPQAAALAGLKVTAGNSNVVSVEMGASSTTSGTAHQTENAAETPVKPSVIAPETPVRTSEQTVIAPETPVVSEQVEIAPETPVRESMSKRFFKDPGTCYKKSRPASPFTSFEEHPSVYYVENRDLDTILMNDEQVNADERQDLQQETWSSRTRNVAKFLEKTFLEQREREEEEKVSLLQLCRGRTQKESARLFYETLVLKTKGYVEVKQNHPYSDVFLMRVSRPQKAC from the exons ATGCTTTTGATCTTGGGGTTCTGGAGGATTTTCATGG gGGAAATGTTAAGCCGCATGAAGATATTACACTTAAAG ATGGAAGTCAGGAAACAGAGCGCATGGACATGTATTCGATGGAAAGG TTTGACATGGAAGAGGACCTTCTGTTTACGTTTCATGAGACTTTCTCTACCAatcataatgaaaataaaca AAAATGTCAGAGATACCACTGAAGAAGCATCCGTCAGAGTCGTTGAAGCGGAACCACTGGATTCTAATGAACCATCCAGAGATCATCAAAATGCATCTAGGCATAGAGAGGATCCAGAATCAGATGACATTCTTCTGGAACCGCAAATGTCCGAAGATATCCGAATagctcaagaagaagatacagttAGAGAAACCATATGTACCATTGTGCAGAGACTAGTGGATTCTCATGAATCCTCAGGAGATAATCTACACAGAGATGGTCACACAGAGAATTTAGAATCGGAGAAAACCTCGAAGAAAACAAGTTGCGAAGAGATGCAGCATGACAGGTCCCTCCCATCTGAATGCGGAATACCTGAAGCAATTCATGGGATTGAGGATCAACCTTCTGGTGCCACAAGAATTAATGGGGAGAAGGAGATCCCTGAGATGAGTACTCTAGAAAAACCAGAACCAGTATCTGTGACTGGTTCCAGAGACTTGCAAGAAGGCGTAGAAAAATGTCGAGACCATAATGAAGCGGAAATGGCAGACTTTGAATTGTTTCATGGGTCTCATAAAGAGCAATCTGAAACTTCTGAAGTGAATCTCCATGGTTCCGAGAAAGGTTTTCTCTCTGACATGACTGTTTCTAAAGACCCTAGTAGCGAATTTAATGCAACAGATACTCCAGTTACTGTCACTCCCAAAACACCTTCCCGGTTGAAAATTTCTGAAG GGGGAACAAGTCCACAGTTCTCGATCATCCCTACGCCGGCTGCGAAGGAGTCTTCTCGAGTTTCACGGAAAAGAAAATGTCTGATAGATGATGAAGTGATAATTCCGAACAA AGTTATGAAGGAAATGATAGAGGACTCAAGTAAATTGCTTGCAAAACGGAGAAACGTACCTCATACTGACTGTCCTGAGAGGAGAACCAAACGTTTTGCCAATCCTTTTCGAAGTTTTTTGGAACCTTTGATTCAGT ATGGTTCTTCGGACCTCCAGTCGCTTTTTTGTCAACCCATCAAGCTTAAAAACTGGGCAACCACAGGAACCCCTAAAGATACTAAAATCGCTAGACATAAGGAAAAGTCTTCTCTTGACACTGTCAGATCTCCTGGGGTTATTTTATCTTCAGATCAGACTGAGAATACTCAAGAAATTATGGAGACTCCTCAGGCTGCTGCTCTCGCTGGGCTGAAAGTGACAGCCGGAAATAGTAACGTGGTTTCGGTTGAGATGGGAGCAAGTTCTACAACTTCTGGAACTGCTCATCAAACAGAAAATGCCGCAGAGACACCTGTGAAGCCTTCAGTTATTGCTCCAGAAACACCCGTGAGGACATCAGAGCAAACAGTGATTGCTCCAGAAACACCAGTAGTCTCTGAGCAAGTAGAGATTGCACCTGAAACGCCGGTGAGGGAATCAATGTCGAAAAGATTTTTCAAGGACCCTGGGACCTGTTATAAAAAATCCAGACCTGCAAGTCCCTTCACTTCCTTTGAGGAGCACCCGTCTGTGTATTATGTGGAAAATAGAGATCTTGATACGATTTTAATGAACGATGAG CAGGTGAATGCAGATGAAAGACAGGACTTACAACAAG AGACATGGTCCTCAAGAACAAG GAATGTGGCGAAATTCTTGGAAAAGACGTTTTTGGAACagagggaaagagaagaagaagagaaggtgaGTTTGTTGCAACTGTGTAGAGGAAGAACTCAGAAGGAAAGCGCAAGACTCTTCTACGAGACTTTG gTGTTGAAGACCAAAGGATACGTGGAAGTGAAGCAAAATCATCCATATAGTGATGTTTTTCTCATGCGTGTTTCCAGACCACAAAAAGCTTGTTGA